A genomic region of Planococcus kocurii contains the following coding sequences:
- the parC gene encoding DNA topoisomerase IV subunit A: protein MTQTERFQDLPLEEVIGDRFGRYSKYIIQDRALPDARDGLKPVQRRILYAMYHEGNTNDKAFRKSAKTVGNVIGNYHPHGDSSVYEAMVRLSQDWKIRHMLVEMHGNNGSMDGDSPAAMRYTEARLSAISSELLRDIDKRTVDFIPNFDDSDMEPTVLPARFPNLLVNGSTGISAGYATDIPPHALHEALDAVLMRIDNPQATVAELMTVIKGPDFPTGGIIQGIDGIKKAYETGKGKIIVRSKAQIEPLKGGKEQIVITEIPFEVNKATMIKKIDDHRFDRKLEGISEVRDESDRTGLRIVIELKKDVQAQGILSYLYKNTDLQVSYNFNMVAIYKRRPTMMTLQTMLDAYIEHQKEVITKRSEFDLQKASDRMHIVEGLMKALSILDKVIKTIRSSTDKRDAKNNLIASYDFSEAQAEAIVSLQLYRLTNTDITDLQKEESDLKKLIAELTGILTSSTKLKNIIKKELASIRKQFAEPRRSVIEDKIEEITITREIMIPSEEVVVTVTREGYVKRTSTRSHAASNGKDFAMKESDRLLFEGNLNTQHTILIFTTAGNFVFQPINELPDIKWKDLGQHLSSIIQLEANESILAVYPFENFETDGSILTVSKMGQVKRSALKDYQIQRYSRTIKTMNLKSGDSMIYAALVTKETELFIGTKQAYGVRFPLDEVPLTGLRTGGVKGVNLKDDDEAVSAVLIDPEVKQELVLITHRGSAKKMKLQEFESGSRAKRGVVMLRELKSNPHRVVAVIGATGKEEIILETDKGIRIPLVANALKNVDRYSNGSFIADEATDGKVTTAYRVAAKE, encoded by the coding sequence ATGACACAAACCGAACGATTTCAAGATTTGCCATTAGAAGAAGTAATTGGCGATCGGTTTGGCCGGTATAGTAAATACATTATCCAGGACCGAGCACTTCCAGATGCTCGTGATGGATTAAAACCTGTTCAGCGCCGCATTTTATACGCAATGTATCATGAAGGCAATACCAACGATAAAGCGTTTCGTAAATCGGCCAAAACTGTCGGTAATGTTATAGGTAACTACCATCCACACGGAGACAGCTCTGTTTATGAAGCGATGGTGCGTTTAAGCCAGGACTGGAAAATCCGTCACATGCTCGTTGAAATGCATGGAAATAACGGGTCAATGGACGGTGACTCACCAGCTGCGATGCGTTATACGGAAGCTCGTTTGTCTGCTATTTCTTCTGAGTTGCTGCGCGACATTGATAAACGTACAGTGGATTTTATCCCAAATTTTGATGATTCGGACATGGAACCAACCGTTTTACCGGCACGTTTTCCGAACCTTTTAGTTAACGGATCGACAGGAATTTCTGCTGGATACGCGACCGATATTCCGCCGCATGCGTTGCATGAAGCTCTTGACGCTGTATTGATGCGCATAGACAATCCGCAAGCGACTGTTGCTGAACTAATGACTGTCATAAAAGGTCCAGATTTTCCAACAGGTGGTATTATTCAAGGGATCGACGGGATTAAAAAAGCTTATGAGACCGGAAAAGGTAAAATTATCGTTCGTTCAAAAGCTCAAATAGAACCGTTAAAAGGTGGCAAGGAACAAATTGTCATTACGGAAATTCCGTTTGAAGTGAATAAAGCGACAATGATTAAAAAAATTGACGATCATCGCTTTGATCGTAAACTCGAAGGTATTTCGGAAGTGCGCGACGAATCCGACAGAACGGGATTGCGCATTGTAATTGAATTGAAAAAAGATGTACAAGCACAAGGGATTTTGAGCTATCTTTATAAAAACACAGATTTACAAGTCAGCTACAACTTTAACATGGTAGCAATCTACAAGCGTCGTCCAACGATGATGACTTTGCAGACTATGTTAGATGCTTATATTGAACACCAGAAAGAGGTTATTACGAAACGTTCTGAATTTGATTTGCAAAAAGCTAGTGACCGCATGCACATTGTCGAAGGCTTGATGAAAGCTCTGTCGATTCTTGATAAAGTTATTAAAACCATCCGTTCTTCAACAGACAAGCGCGATGCCAAAAATAATTTAATTGCGTCTTATGATTTTTCAGAGGCACAAGCGGAAGCGATTGTTTCTTTGCAACTATACCGATTGACCAATACCGATATTACCGACCTGCAAAAAGAAGAAAGCGATTTAAAAAAACTGATTGCTGAACTAACAGGAATCTTAACTAGTTCAACTAAATTAAAAAATATTATCAAAAAAGAATTGGCCAGTATTCGAAAGCAATTTGCAGAGCCGCGTCGTTCGGTTATTGAAGATAAAATCGAAGAGATTACCATTACACGTGAAATCATGATTCCAAGTGAAGAAGTGGTGGTAACTGTTACTAGAGAAGGGTATGTAAAACGTACGAGTACACGTTCACACGCCGCTTCGAATGGCAAAGATTTTGCAATGAAAGAGTCGGATCGATTGCTATTTGAAGGCAATCTGAATACACAGCATACAATTCTAATTTTTACTACAGCAGGTAACTTTGTTTTCCAGCCAATTAACGAGTTGCCTGATATCAAATGGAAAGACTTAGGCCAACATTTATCAAGTATTATTCAACTAGAGGCGAATGAATCTATACTTGCTGTTTATCCATTTGAGAATTTTGAAACAGATGGCAGTATTTTAACTGTCTCAAAAATGGGTCAAGTCAAACGGTCAGCATTGAAAGATTATCAGATTCAACGGTATTCAAGAACGATTAAAACCATGAATCTTAAGTCTGGTGATTCTATGATTTATGCAGCATTAGTTACGAAAGAAACTGAATTATTCATTGGTACGAAACAAGCTTACGGTGTTCGTTTCCCATTAGACGAAGTGCCACTTACTGGACTTCGAACAGGGGGCGTTAAAGGCGTCAACTTGAAAGATGATGACGAAGCTGTATCTGCTGTTCTAATCGATCCAGAAGTTAAACAGGAACTTGTCCTCATTACTCATCGTGGTTCAGCGAAGAAAATGAAGCTGCAGGAGTTTGAAAGTGGCAGTCGTGCGAAGCGTGGCGTAGTTATGCTACGTGAACTAAAGTCGAACCCTCATCGTGTAGTTGCCGTTATTGGTGCAACAGGGAAAGAGGAAATCATTTTAGAAACCGACAAAGGCATTCGAATTCCGCTGGTCGCTAACGCATTGAAAAATGTAGATCGGTATTCAAATGGTTCATTCATAGCTGATGAAGCAACAGATGGCAAAGTAACTACAGCTTATCGAGTAGCAGCAAAAGAATAA
- the parE gene encoding DNA topoisomerase IV subunit B has translation MAKIQNTAYNEEAIQVLEGLDAVRKRPGMYIGSTDTRGLHHLVYEIVDNSVDEALAGHGDKIAVTIHEDNSISVRDFGRGMPTGMHRSGKPTPEVILTVLHAGGKFGQGGYKTSGGLHGVGASVVNALSSFLEVTIYRDGKKYRQRFEKGGKPATTLEEIGSTKETGTMIHFLPDESIFSVSKYNYETLSERLRESAFLLKGLKIELVDQRTQAKDIFHYETGIEAFVAYLNEEKDVLHPVAYIEGQQDEMEIEFSFQFNDGYSETILSFVNNVRTRDGGTHETGAKAAMTRVFNDYARKINLLKDKDKNLEGSDIREGLAAIISVRIPEAMLQFEGQTKSKLGTSEARSIVDSVVSQKLMYFLEENAELSASLVRKAIRASQARLAARKAREDARNGKKRKKSDALLSGKLTPAQSRNASKNELYLVEGDSAGGSAKQGRDRTFQAILPLRGKVVNTEKAKLEEIMKNEEISTIIHAIGGGVSSDFSIDDIAYNKVIIMTDADTDGAHIQVLLLTFFFRYMKPLIEAGKVFIALPPLYKVSRGVGKKEVIDYAWTEADLDASIKKVGKGYTLQRYKGLGEMNADQLWETTMNPETRTLIRVTIEDSARAERGITTLMGDKVEPRRRWIENNVDFGLEDDSNILENDLIHAEEEVV, from the coding sequence ATGGCTAAAATTCAAAATACGGCATACAACGAAGAAGCAATTCAAGTACTCGAAGGCTTAGATGCCGTTCGAAAACGTCCGGGTATGTATATCGGTTCTACAGATACGCGAGGACTTCACCATTTGGTCTATGAAATTGTGGACAACTCGGTAGATGAAGCGCTTGCAGGACACGGAGATAAAATTGCCGTTACGATTCACGAAGACAACAGCATCAGTGTGAGGGATTTTGGGCGTGGTATGCCTACCGGTATGCACCGGAGCGGGAAACCTACACCTGAAGTAATTCTGACAGTCTTGCATGCAGGCGGCAAGTTCGGACAAGGTGGCTATAAAACAAGTGGTGGTTTGCATGGTGTTGGCGCATCTGTCGTCAACGCCTTATCCAGTTTTTTAGAAGTGACCATTTACCGTGACGGCAAAAAATATCGCCAGCGCTTTGAAAAGGGTGGCAAGCCTGCCACAACTTTAGAGGAAATTGGTTCGACAAAAGAAACAGGCACAATGATTCATTTCTTGCCAGATGAGTCTATTTTCTCTGTCTCTAAATACAATTATGAAACGCTTTCTGAACGATTGCGTGAGTCTGCTTTCTTATTAAAAGGACTAAAAATCGAGTTAGTCGATCAACGAACACAAGCCAAAGACATTTTTCATTACGAAACAGGAATTGAGGCATTTGTCGCTTACCTCAACGAAGAAAAAGATGTGCTGCATCCAGTAGCTTACATCGAAGGTCAGCAGGACGAAATGGAAATCGAATTTTCGTTCCAGTTTAACGATGGCTATTCTGAAACCATCTTATCGTTCGTTAACAACGTCCGGACTCGTGATGGTGGTACGCATGAAACTGGTGCAAAAGCAGCTATGACACGTGTTTTTAATGATTACGCTAGAAAGATTAATTTATTAAAAGACAAAGATAAAAACTTAGAAGGCTCTGATATTCGCGAAGGATTAGCAGCGATTATTTCAGTGCGTATTCCAGAAGCAATGCTACAGTTTGAAGGTCAAACAAAAAGTAAACTAGGGACGAGTGAAGCCCGCAGCATTGTCGATTCAGTCGTTTCACAAAAGTTAATGTACTTTTTGGAAGAAAATGCAGAACTTAGTGCTTCGCTTGTGCGGAAAGCAATTCGTGCGTCTCAAGCTCGTTTGGCAGCTCGAAAAGCACGAGAAGACGCGCGAAACGGCAAAAAACGCAAAAAATCAGATGCATTACTATCTGGCAAATTAACACCTGCCCAATCTCGTAACGCTTCTAAAAATGAACTGTACCTTGTGGAGGGAGACTCTGCCGGTGGTTCTGCAAAACAAGGACGCGACAGAACTTTCCAAGCTATTCTGCCACTGCGCGGTAAGGTTGTGAATACCGAAAAAGCCAAATTGGAAGAAATTATGAAAAACGAAGAGATTTCGACGATTATCCATGCAATTGGTGGGGGTGTTTCTTCCGACTTTTCAATCGATGACATTGCCTACAATAAAGTCATTATCATGACCGATGCTGATACTGATGGCGCGCATATCCAAGTGCTACTTTTGACGTTTTTCTTCCGTTACATGAAGCCATTAATAGAGGCGGGCAAAGTGTTTATCGCCTTGCCGCCGTTATACAAAGTTTCTCGAGGTGTCGGTAAAAAAGAAGTAATCGACTATGCCTGGACGGAAGCCGATCTAGATGCATCGATTAAAAAAGTTGGTAAAGGCTACACCTTGCAGCGCTATAAAGGTTTGGGCGAGATGAACGCAGACCAATTATGGGAAACGACGATGAACCCCGAAACCCGTACACTTATTCGTGTAACGATTGAAGATAGTGCGCGTGCAGAGCGCGGCATTACTACGTTGATGGGGGATAAAGTTGAACCAAGAAGACGATGGATTGAAAACAACGTCGACTTTGGATTAGAAGATGACAGCAACATACTTGAAAATGATTTGATTCACGCTGAGGAGGAAGTTGTATGA
- the plsY gene encoding glycerol-3-phosphate 1-O-acyltransferase PlsY: MTILLPILLAYLLGSIPSALWIGKLFYNTDIRTKGSGNLGATNTFRTLGKKAGIVVTILDILKGTAATLIPFYIATDIHPLLLGVIAVIGHIYPVFAKFKGGKAVATSGGILIGYQWPLFIMAVAVFLVALKITKMVSLSSIILAVVFIVYISIYTIFSADYLFMAVIYVLALFIIFRHRANITRIRAGTEPKISWM, encoded by the coding sequence ATGACGATATTGCTGCCTATTCTATTAGCTTACCTGCTTGGCTCGATTCCTTCTGCCTTATGGATCGGAAAATTATTCTATAACACAGACATCCGCACAAAAGGAAGTGGCAATTTAGGAGCTACAAATACCTTTCGGACACTCGGAAAAAAAGCAGGAATTGTTGTAACAATACTAGATATCTTAAAAGGAACAGCGGCTACACTAATTCCTTTTTATATCGCTACTGATATTCATCCCTTATTACTTGGTGTCATTGCTGTTATTGGTCACATTTATCCCGTGTTTGCTAAGTTTAAAGGAGGCAAAGCAGTTGCCACTTCTGGCGGCATTTTGATCGGTTATCAATGGCCATTGTTTATTATGGCGGTAGCTGTGTTCTTAGTTGCATTAAAAATCACAAAAATGGTATCATTATCTTCAATTATATTGGCGGTCGTTTTTATCGTTTACATTTCCATTTACACAATTTTTTCAGCAGATTACTTGTTTATGGCCGTGATTTATGTTTTAGCGCTATTCATTATTTTCCGTCACCGCGCCAACATTACCCGAATTCGAGCTGGCACGGAACCCAAAATCAGCTGGATGTAA
- a CDS encoding HesB/YadR/YfhF family protein, with product MQINISNDALDWFKKEMEVVSGEAVRFFVRYGGSSKLQPGFSLGVTKDQPNEIAAKVEQDKVIYFVEQNDVWYFDGHNLDVSVNDDLHELDYSYTK from the coding sequence ATGCAAATTAACATTAGCAACGACGCTCTCGATTGGTTTAAAAAAGAAATGGAAGTCGTATCCGGAGAAGCTGTTCGCTTTTTTGTCCGGTATGGCGGTTCAAGCAAGCTGCAGCCTGGTTTTTCATTAGGAGTCACAAAAGATCAACCAAATGAAATAGCAGCCAAAGTAGAGCAAGATAAAGTTATTTACTTTGTCGAACAAAACGATGTTTGGTATTTTGACGGACACAATCTTGATGTCAGTGTTAACGATGACTTACACGAACTCGATTATTCATACACAAAATAA
- a CDS encoding CoA-binding protein produces MILNNPSRVEIKKILDQAKTIAVVGLSPNPSRTSYIVSESMQRAGYRIIPVNPLADVVLGEKSYASLSDIPGKVDIVNVFRRSEFLEDIANEFMKMECPVFWTQLNVVDENVFNRLSDAGYTVIMDRCVKVEHAILK; encoded by the coding sequence ATGATTTTGAACAATCCTAGCCGTGTAGAAATTAAAAAAATACTCGATCAGGCAAAAACCATTGCGGTTGTTGGCCTTAGCCCAAACCCTAGCAGAACTTCCTATATCGTCTCAGAATCTATGCAACGAGCAGGATATCGTATCATTCCGGTAAATCCACTAGCAGATGTTGTGCTGGGTGAGAAAAGTTATGCTTCGTTAAGTGACATTCCGGGCAAAGTAGATATCGTTAACGTGTTTAGGCGCAGTGAGTTTCTAGAAGATATCGCAAATGAATTTATGAAAATGGAGTGTCCTGTATTTTGGACACAACTAAATGTAGTAGATGAAAATGTCTTTAATCGACTCAGTGATGCAGGCTATACTGTCATTATGGATCGTTGTGTCAAAGTGGAACACGCCATTCTGAAATAA